Genomic DNA from Rhodothermales bacterium:
GCGATATGGAGGACGGCGCCGGCAACTTCCTCGGCCGCGCCCGCGGCGTCGCCGGCGACGGGGCCTACCGGGCGATGCTTGCCTCGGTGAAGCGGCTGGGCAAGCTGTACGTCTCGGAGATCGACCCGAGCACGTACCTCGACGCCGGCAACCGGTGGCGGAGCATCGGGGGATCGGGCAGCGAGACCCGGGAAGGCACCATGATGATCCTGCAGCGGGATTTCGGGAAGGTTGTCGCAGAGGGCGTCGGGGGCTGGGTGTTCGATTTCGGGCCGATCCACGGCGTCGAGTCGGGCTGGTACGGCGATGCGCCGATCGTCGACGAGATGGCCCGCTTCGTCCGCCTGCTGCGCGGGATGCACGCGCGCGACATCCGTCCTGTCGCGGAGATCGCCGCCGTGATGGACGACACCACGCCGCTCGTCACCCGCCACTGGCTGGCCGACAAGCCGTGGCCCGGCTTCGGCATCCGCTACTGCGACCTGTTCAACCACTGGTTTCTGAACAGCCAGAGCCGCACCCTGCACCGGATCGGCGCGCCGGTGGATTACCTCTACCGCTTCGATCTCCGCGCCGACGATTTTTCGCGCTACAAGCTCCTCATCGTCCCGAACGCCTTCCACCTCACGCCGGCGGAAGTGGACGCGCTGCATGCCGGCCTGACGGGCAGCGGCGCCACGGTCGTCTGGTTCTACGCCCCCGGCTTCGTCGCGCCGGACCGGCTCGATCTCGCCCAGATGGAGCGCCTGACCGGCTTTTCTTTTGAGATACTGGAAGAGCCCGGGCCGCTGATGATCAAAACGCAGGGCCGCGCGGCGGACGGGTTGCCGCCGGCGTTCGGCATCAAGGGCGGGCAGCATGTCTACCCCCGGTTCTCGGTCGCGGGGCGCGCCGACGAGGTGCTGGGGGTGTGGCAGGAAGCCGGCCAGCGCGTCGCGTTCGCGCGGCGTGACATGGAGGGGTGGACGTCGATCTACGCCGGCACCGGCCCGCTGCCCGTCGAGTTGCTCCGCTGGCTGGCGGAAGAAGCCGGCGCGAGGCTCTGGAGCAGCGCGCCCGACCTCGTCTGCGCCTCGCAGGACGCCGCGTTCGTGATGGCGACGACGGAAGGTCCTCGCCGGATCACGCTGCATGCCGCGCTGGCGCCGGCGGATGGCGGCCCCGCCCGGCAGACCCATGAGCTGGATCTACGCCAGGGCGCTTCGCAGCTGTTCGTGCGCGGATAGACGCCGGGACGCGGCTCAAGCCGGGGGCGATACGACGGCCTGCCGGCCGGCCATCAATAGCTGAATTCCCCGAGCTTCACCTTGCCGCGGAAGATCCAGTAGACGACGGCGGTATACGTGAGCACAATCGGCATCCCGATGGCCGCGATGATGGACATGATCCCGAGCGTCGCCTCGGAGGAGGCGCTGTTGTAGATCGTGAGGTTGTAGGCCGGGTCGATGCTGCTCACCACGAGGTTCGGAAAGAGCGCGGCGCCAAAAAGGAAGACCAGGCTGAACATGGTGAAGACCGACGACAGGAAAGCGTGAAACGGCCGGCCCTTGAAGATGGCCCGAGGAATGTTCGCGATGGCCAGCACGTTGAGCCCGACGATGGCCCACGCGGCGGGATAGGTTTCGAAATGCCGCGTGACGTCGGGCAGGGTAACGAGCGTATACATCGTGACGAACATGTAGAGCGCCATGAACAGCCCGAACGTCCGCCACATCCACGGCACCAGGCGGGCCTGCAAATCGCCTTCGGTTTTCAGATAGAGAAAGATCGAGCCGTGCATGGCGAAGAGCGCCAGCGCCAGAAACCCGGTCAGCAGCGCGTACGGATGGAGCAGATCGAGCACGCTCCCCTGGTAGATCCCGCGCTCCCCGATGGGGATGCCGCGCAGCGAATTCCCGATGGCGACGCCCATCAGCACCGTCACCAGCGCACTCGCCGCAAAGAAGGCGGCGTCGAAGCCGGCGCGCCAGGTCTTCGAAGGCCGCTTCGACCGAAACTCGATGGCCACGGCCCGGAAGATGAGGCCGAACAGCAGCAGCATGAAAGGCAGGTAATAACTCGAAAACACCGACGCGTAGACGATCGGAAATGCCGCGAAGAGGGCGCCGCCGAAGGTGACGAGCCACACCTCGTTCCCGTCCCACAACGGGCCGATGGCGTTCAGCAGGAGCCGGCGCTCGTGGTCGTCTTTCGCCACGAACAGGTGGAGCATCCCGACGCCGAGGTCGAACCCGTCGAGGACGGCGTAGCCGAAGAGCAGCAGGCCGAGGAGCAGGAACCAGAGCAGATGGAGATCCATGATGAAGAGGTAAACGGGATGAACGAAGCGCCGGGCGGCGGGCGACCCTTTTGAGCCCGGGGCACCGGAATCAGGTGTTGATGGACCCGGTTCGGTGCGCGGCGGCGTCGAGCAGGCTGTCCGCGTGGGGTGCGGTATCGAGTTCGGCGACCGGTTCGGGGCCGTGCTGGATTTTGTTGTGGAGGACATAGATCCATACCACGAACAGCATGGCGTAGATCAACCCGAACAGGACGATCGACGAGAGCACCATCCCGCCCGTGACCGACTCCGACAGCGCGTCGCTCGTACGGAGCAGGCCGTAGACGATCCACGGCTGCCGGCCGGCCTCGGCGCTGACCCAGCCGGCCTGGTTGGCCGCATAGGCCCCCACGACCGTGAAGACGAACACCCAGAGCAGCCACCGGTGGACAAACAGCGTCCCCCGCCACCAGAAAAACAGCGCGAGCAGCGTGAGCGCGATAAAATACATCCCGAGGGCCACCATCAGGTGGTAGGTCTGAAAGACGAGCCCGACGTTCGGCCAGTCGGCGGGGGCGACTTGATCGAGGCCCTGGACGGGTTCGTCGAACCGCCCGTGCACCAGAAACGAAAGACCGCCGGGGATGCCCACACCGTACCGCACCGTGGCCGACTCGACGTCCGGGATGCCGAAGAGATAGAGTTTCGCCGGCCCGGATTCGAAATGCCCCTCGAGCGCGGCGAGCTTGGCCGGCTGGTGGTGGGCGGTGACATCTGCCTGAAAGTGACCGGTCGCGAGCGCGCCGAGCGAGGAGACGGCCGCCAGGACGAGCGCGATGCGGAAGGTCCGCCGCGCGAAGTCGACATGCCGCTCGTGCAGCAGGTACCAGGCGGCGATGGAGAGGACAAAAAACGCCCCGAGAATCAGCGAGCCCGTCCACACGTGCAGCAGGCGCTCGACGCTGGAAGGGTTAAACACCATCGCCCAGAAGTCCGTGATCTCCGCCCGCGCCGTCAGCCCTTCGCCGACGACGTGGAAGCCGGCCGGCGTCTGCATCCACGAGTTGGCCACCACGATCCAGATCGAGGAAAAGACCGACCCGAGGAAGACCATCGCGGTCGCAAAGAAGTGCATCTTCGGCCCCACCCGATCCCACCCGAAGAGCAGGATGGCGAGAAAGCCGGATTCGAGAAAAAAGGCGAAGACCCCTCGGCCGCGAGCGCCGACCCGAAGACATCCCCCACGTAGCGCGAATAGGCGGCCCAGTTGGTCCCGAACTCGAACTCCATCACAATCCCGGTGGATACCCCCATCGCGAAATTGACGGCGAAGATCCGCGTCCAGTACCGGGCCATCGCCAGATAGGCCGGGTCGCGCGTCTTGAGATACATCCCTTCGATCCCTACCATCACCGCGCCCAGCCCGATTGTGAGGGGCGGAAACAGGTAGTGAAACATGATCGTGAAGGCGAACTGCAGCCGGGAGAGGAAGAGCGGATCGAGGTCCATACATGCGTCGCGATCGATGAGGAGGACGTCGTAGGGGTCTACCCTACGAATCCAAAAAAGACCGAGGCCTCCGGGGAAATTGACGGGATCTTCGCCGCAGGAGGTGCCGCTCAGACCGGCCGGCGGCGGTCCGACAGGTACTGATGCCACAGCAGGCGGGCGGCGACGGCGCGCCACGGCGCCCAGGCCTCGCTCCGCTCCAGCTGTTCCTGGCGCGACGGCCGCTGCGGCAGACCGAGGACGCGCTGCATGGCCACGGCGAGCGCGAGATCGCCCTGGGGCCACACGTCGGGCCGGCGGAGGGCCATGAGCAGATAGATATCGGCCGTCCACGGCCCGATGCCGGTGATGGCGGTGAGGCGCCGGCGCACCTCGTCGTCCGCCAGAGCCGGCAGGGCGACGAGATCCAGATCGCCGTCCAGCACGGCGCGGGCAAGGAGCCGGCCGTAGCGCGCCTTCTGCCGGCTGAACCCGATCCGCAGCAACGCCGCATCGTCGAGCCGCAGCATGCCTTC
This window encodes:
- the cydB gene encoding cytochrome d ubiquinol oxidase subunit II, which produces MDLHLLWFLLLGLLLFGYAVLDGFDLGVGMLHLFVAKDDHERRLLLNAIGPLWDGNEVWLVTFGGALFAAFPIVYASVFSSYYLPFMLLLFGLIFRAVAIEFRSKRPSKTWRAGFDAAFFAASALVTVLMGVAIGNSLRGIPIGERGIYQGSVLDLLHPYALLTGFLALALFAMHGSIFLYLKTEGDLQARLVPWMWRTFGLFMALYMFVTMYTLVTLPDVTRHFETYPAAWAIVGLNVLAIANIPRAIFKGRPFHAFLSSVFTMFSLVFLFGAALFPNLVVSSIDPAYNLTIYNSASSEATLGIMSIIAAIGMPIVLTYTAVVYWIFRGKVKLGEFSY
- a CDS encoding cytochrome ubiquinol oxidase subunit I, which gives rise to MYGPRSALPLPAAVRLHDHVSLPVSAPHNRAGRGDGRDRRDVSQDARPGLSGDGPVLDADLRRQFRDGGIHRDCDGVRVRDQLGRLFALRGGCLRVGARGRGVFAFFLESGFLAILLFGWDRVGPKMHFFATAMVFLGSVFSSIWIVVANSWMQTPAGFHVVGEGLTARAEITDFWAMVFNPSSVERLLHVWTGSLILGAFFVLSIAAWYLLHERHVDFARRTFRIALVLAAVSSLGALATGHFQADVTAHHQPAKLAALEGHFESGPAKLYLFGIPDVESATVRYGVGIPGGLSFLVHGRFDEPVQGLDQVAPADWPNVGLVFQTYHLMVALGMYFIALTLLALFFWWRGTLFVHRWLLWVFVFTVVGAYAANQAGWVSAEAGRQPWIVYGLLRTSDALSESVTGGMVLSSIVLFGLIYAMLFVVWIYVLHNKIQHGPEPVAELDTAPHADSLLDAAAHRTGSINT